In the Sarcophilus harrisii chromosome 3, mSarHar1.11, whole genome shotgun sequence genome, one interval contains:
- the LOC100916114 gene encoding zinc finger protein 420-like, whose product MAPGTQRPPPQVLVTFKDIVVDFTEEEWGLLDLSQKELYKEVTLENVQNLLCLGTETGLEVNKMTTKLSILVEECGLQRFMIDDPSDFNWREIKEKFYKCNECGKTFCYRSLLICHQSIHTGKKPYECKLCGKTSDKASDMALHERIHSRQKIYKCNQCGKVFRYNSSFTKHQRLHNAEKPYECDHCGKAFRKNSHLAAHQRIHTGKKSFECNRWEKTSDKSSDKALHPRIHIREKAYECNQCGKTFTQRANLALHQRIHTGEKPYECNQCGKAFTKSSNLGVHQRMHTGEKPYECNQCGKAFRYSSSLTEHEKIHTGEKPYECNQCGKAFTRNSRLVLHQRIHTGEKLFECNQCGKAFTQSSSLTVHRRIHTGEKPFECSQCGKAFRESSHLGAHQRIHTGEKPYECNQCGKAFTESSHLSAHQRIHTGAKPYECNQCGKAFTKSSSLTVHQRMHTGKKPFECNQCGKAFTRKSRLAAHQRLHSEEKLFECNQCGKTFTQSSSLAVHQTIHTGEKPHQCNQCGKAFTRRGNLAAHQKIHTGEKPFECIQCGKTFRIRSSLAKHQKIHTGEKSHQRN is encoded by the exons atGGCTCCTGGGACCCAGAGACCCCCACCCCAG GTGTTGGTGACGTTCAAGGATATTGTGGTGGACTTCACTGAGGAGGAGTGGGGGCTCCTAGACCTTTCTCAGAAGGAACTGTACAAGGAGGTCACGCTGGAGAATGTCCAGAACCTGCTCTGCCTGG gtaCAGAGACTGGGCTTGAAGTGAACAAGATGACTACAAAGCTGAGCATTTTGGTGGAAGAATGTGGTCTGCAAAGATTCATGATTGATGATCCCTCTGACTTCAATTggagagaaattaaagagaagttttataaatgtaatgaatgtgggaagactTTCTGCTACAGATCACTCCTTATTTGCCATCAGAGTATCCATACTGGcaagaaaccttatgaatgtaaacTGTGTGGAAAGACTTCAGATAAAGCTTCAGATATGGCTTTACATGAGAGAATTCACAGTAGGCAGAAAATCTacaaatgtaatcaatgtggaaaagttTTCAGATACAACTCCAGTTTTACTAAACACCAGAGACTCCATAACgcagagaaaccttatgaatgtgaCCATTGTGGAAAGGCTTTCCGAAAGAACTCCCATCTTGCtgcccatcagagaatccacactggaaaGAAATCTTTTGAATGTAATCGATGGGAAAAGACTTCAGATAAATCTTCAGATAAAGCTTTACATCCAAGAATCCACATTAGAGAGAAAGCctatgaatgtaatcagtgtggaaagactttcacgcAGAGAGCCAATCTTGCTTTacaccagagaattcacactggagagaaaccttacgaatgtaatcagtgtggaaaggctttcaccaAGAGCTCAAATCTTGGTGTACATCAGAGAatgcacactggagagaaaccttatgaatgcaatcaatgtggaaaagcttttagaTACAGCTCCAGTCTTACTGAGCATGAgaaaattcacactggagagaaaccttatgaatgtaaccaatgtggaaaggctttcacacggAACTCCCGTCTTGttttacatcagagaatccacactggagagaaactttttgaatgtaatcagtgtgggaaGGCTTTTACACAGAGCTCCAGTCTCACAGTACATcggagaatccacactggagagaaaccttttgaatgtagtcagtgtggaaaggctttcagagaGAGCTCCCATCTCGGTGCCCATcaaagaatccatactggagagaaaccttatgaatgtaatcaatgtggaaaggctttcacggAGAGCTCCCATCTTAGtgcccatcagagaatccacactggagcaaaaccttatgaatgtaatcagtgtggaaaggctttcacaaagaGCTCTagtcttactgtacatcagagaatgcATACTGGaaagaaaccttttgaatgtaatcagtgtggaaaggctttcacacgaAAATCCCGTCTTGCTGCACATCAGAGACTCCACAGTGAGGAGAAACTttttgaatgtaatcaatgtggaaagacttttacacAGAGCTCGAGTCTTGCAGTACATCAGacaatccacactggagaaaagcctCATCAATGTAACCAGTGTGGGAAAGCTTTTACACGACGGGGCAATCTTGCTGCACATCAgaaaattcacactggagagaaaccatttgAATGTAtacaatgtggaaagactttcagaaTCCGATCTAGTCTTGCTAAACATCAGAAGATCCACACCGGAGAAAAATCTCATCAACGTAAttaa